A single Aspergillus chevalieri M1 DNA, chromosome 3, nearly complete sequence DNA region contains:
- a CDS encoding uncharacterized protein (BUSCO:EOG09264RJ7;~COG:U;~EggNog:ENOG410Q7WP;~InterPro:IPR005225,IPR027417,IPR006689;~PFAM:PF04670,PF00025,PF08477,PF00071,PF01926, PF09439;~go_function: GO:0005525 - GTP binding [Evidence IEA]), with the protein MLSILRKARLKDKEMRILMLGLDNAGKTTIVKKIMNEDVNTVSPTLGFIIKTIDFMGYRLNIWDVGGQKTLRSYWKNYFEKTDTLIWVVDATDRLRVDDCREELAGLLLEERLMGASLLIFLNKTDVEGCMSQDEVRERLCLDAIKTHKWTILPCSAMTGRNLHEGLEWVIQDAKDRLFLY; encoded by the exons ATGCTTTCAATATTAAGAAAAGCTCGATTAAAGGACAAGGAGATGCGGATTTTGATGCT CGGGCTTGACAATGCCGGCAAGACCACCATTGTGAAGAAGATTATGAACGAGGATGTCAATACAGTCAGTCCGACGCTGGGTTTTATTATCAAAACAATAGATTTCATGGG GTATCGGTTGAATATAT GGGACGTAGGAGGCCAGAAAACCCTTCGATCTTACTGGAAAAACTATTTTGAAAAGACCGATACTTTAATTTGGGTGGTCGATGCGACAGATCGACTTCGAGTCGATGACTGTCGAGAAGAACTGGCCGGTTTGCTTTTGGAAGAG CGTCTTATGGGTGCTAGTCtcttgatcttcttgaataAGACCGATGTCGAGGGATGCATGAGTCAAGATGAAGTCCGCGAA CGTCTCTGCTTGGATGCCATCAAAACACACAAATGGACCATATTGCCCTGCAGTGCCATGACCGGAAGAAACCTCCACGAAGGACTGGAATGGGTGATCCAAGACGCGAAGGACCGACTATTCCTGTACTAG